One region of Myxococcus xanthus genomic DNA includes:
- a CDS encoding ferritin-like domain-containing protein, with the protein MAEVQQPFLTDITEIRRRAREHLEEGAITEDYEGDVNATIKLLNDALATEIVCVLRYTYHYVAAVGIQSESVKDEFGTHAREEQQHALRIAERINQLGGKADFNPEGLLSRSASQYAEGQNLVDMIKENLIAERIAIQTYQEMVRYFANHDPTTRRMMEDILAKEEEHANDMHDLLVAHQGKPPLRS; encoded by the coding sequence ATGGCCGAAGTCCAGCAGCCCTTCCTCACGGATATCACCGAGATTCGCCGCCGAGCCCGGGAGCACCTGGAGGAAGGCGCCATCACCGAAGACTACGAGGGCGACGTCAACGCCACCATCAAGCTGCTCAACGACGCACTGGCGACGGAAATCGTCTGCGTGCTGCGCTACACCTACCACTACGTCGCCGCGGTGGGCATCCAGAGCGAGTCCGTGAAGGACGAGTTTGGAACGCACGCCCGCGAGGAGCAGCAGCACGCGCTTCGCATCGCCGAGCGCATCAACCAGCTCGGTGGCAAGGCGGACTTCAACCCCGAAGGACTGCTGTCCCGCAGCGCCAGCCAATACGCCGAAGGGCAGAACCTGGTGGACATGATCAAGGAGAACCTCATCGCCGAGCGCATCGCCATCCAGACGTACCAGGAGATGGTGCGCTACTTCGCCAACCATGACCCGACGACGCGCCGGATGATGGAGGACATCCTCGCCAAGGAGGAGGAGCACGCCAACGACATGCATGACCTGCTGGTGGCACACCAGGGCAAGCCGCCCCTGCGGAGCTGA
- a CDS encoding ArnT family glycosyltransferase: MRRRFTAVSELCRRHPVALGAAATFSLSLLLRWLYLQASPDRTWPFSIFFYGDARFFHAYAADLARGHTGPATLPYHPPLFPWLLGLLYRVLGPPQGSAYPYKLALALLNAGTVAFTGWWWRKVLGTGWSLLGAALFACSFGWLVLSTTYSNEVLYVLFLSATCALMLQHRAGPTWMGAVLLGAVMGLGSLTRAEHLYLWPFLLAWAWLYRGGMPPRTLALRWGAALLVTAVVLAPWAIHNARVLRELNARTPHLEPLPVLAPVTVYGPINFAMANHATATGGFTPDSVNQMGQEGFLDVANSAQRHLLLHGYAEGLAWMRDYPADAARLWLAKLDRWLDGFRLGLGASNLPAGLNGARAPVDVFVPESAWLKWPLTLLLLAGAALSLRPAWRGFALFTAVLLHRALITVAFFGYTRGLLAVFPALIPLLLLPLVVLATRASTQRWATRLPAVAAAALLFFWVEAGVLALTAPRRFMASGSTDRASGKLIQDDWVRIWPD, encoded by the coding sequence ATGCGCAGGCGCTTCACCGCTGTGAGCGAGCTGTGTCGGCGGCACCCGGTGGCCCTGGGCGCCGCCGCGACCTTCAGCCTCAGCCTGCTGCTGCGCTGGCTCTACCTGCAGGCGTCGCCTGACCGGACCTGGCCCTTCTCCATCTTCTTCTACGGCGACGCGCGCTTCTTCCACGCCTACGCCGCCGACCTCGCGCGGGGGCACACCGGGCCCGCAACCCTGCCCTACCACCCGCCCCTGTTCCCCTGGCTCCTGGGGCTGCTCTACCGCGTGCTGGGCCCGCCGCAGGGCAGCGCCTATCCGTACAAGCTCGCGCTGGCACTGCTGAACGCGGGCACGGTCGCCTTCACGGGGTGGTGGTGGCGCAAGGTGCTGGGCACCGGCTGGAGCCTGCTGGGCGCCGCCCTCTTCGCGTGCAGCTTCGGCTGGCTGGTGCTGTCCACCACGTACAGCAACGAAGTGCTCTATGTCCTCTTCCTCTCGGCCACCTGCGCGCTGATGCTCCAGCACCGCGCGGGCCCCACGTGGATGGGCGCCGTGCTGCTGGGCGCCGTCATGGGCCTGGGCTCGCTCACCCGCGCCGAACACCTGTACCTCTGGCCCTTCCTCCTCGCCTGGGCCTGGCTCTACCGAGGCGGCATGCCCCCGCGGACACTGGCCCTACGTTGGGGCGCGGCCCTGCTCGTCACCGCCGTCGTGCTGGCCCCCTGGGCAATCCACAACGCGCGCGTGCTGCGCGAACTCAACGCCCGGACGCCGCACCTGGAGCCGCTGCCCGTGCTGGCCCCCGTCACCGTGTACGGCCCCATCAACTTCGCCATGGCCAACCACGCCACGGCCACCGGGGGCTTCACGCCCGACAGCGTCAACCAGATGGGCCAGGAGGGCTTCCTGGACGTGGCCAACTCCGCCCAGCGCCACCTGTTGCTGCACGGGTACGCGGAGGGGCTCGCGTGGATGCGGGATTACCCGGCGGACGCGGCGCGTCTGTGGCTGGCCAAGCTGGACCGCTGGCTGGACGGCTTCCGGCTGGGTTTGGGGGCCTCCAACCTGCCCGCGGGACTGAACGGCGCCCGGGCCCCCGTGGACGTCTTCGTGCCGGAGAGCGCGTGGCTGAAGTGGCCGCTCACCCTGCTGCTGCTCGCGGGCGCCGCGCTGTCCTTGCGGCCCGCGTGGCGCGGCTTCGCGCTCTTCACCGCGGTGCTGCTGCACCGGGCCCTCATCACCGTCGCCTTCTTCGGCTACACGCGCGGCCTGCTCGCTGTCTTTCCCGCGCTCATCCCATTGCTGTTGCTTCCGCTCGTGGTGCTCGCCACACGCGCCTCCACACAGCGGTGGGCCACGCGGCTGCCCGCCGTCGCCGCCGCCGCGTTGCTCTTCTTCTGGGTGGAGGCCGGTGTGCTCGCGCTGACCGCGCCCCGGCGCTTCATGGCCAGCGGGAGCACCGACCGCGCCAGCGGCAAGCTCATCCAGGATGACTGGGTGCGCATCTGGCCGGACTGA
- a CDS encoding PepSY domain-containing protein — translation MRHTRVSAACLVLLLSTSAWAFKPPDKGQSAVADKAFFKPELYLPIQNMQLQQARQQMNSLGADAWDDFFKRNGREFNVYIDPRTGTPTAVQGTIPLIPGDGFNNKVTMDEVRESIGRSIANVDEAAVGDLIFKFIADNQAAFNVDLMQMGNPRVTRINDDLIQVHISQQVNGVPVRHGRIAATISHGNLILIGTEAWANVRIDTRPRLAPQDALVSGNGFVGLNTSPQTLWQQPTLEIAPVALSGESFNGAVGTGYEHRLVYTYGFSEAGGNERWKTTVDAQTGEVLAVEDDNHYFDAQIKGGIYPSTNIESCTSNETCGTMQPNSPMPWANTGLPAPNNFTDGAGIVNYSSGTVTTTLAGKYVRISDSCGAINVSSTTGNLNLGGVNGDHNCTVPPGTSPGNTAASRSSFYELNKLAEQARGWLPTNTWLQGQLLSNVNINSTCNAFWNGSSVNFYRSGGGCRNTGEIGAVFDHEWGHGIDDFDANGSLSNSSEGYADIAAIYRLQTSCVGYGFFETVNTGCGLTPDGTGYNQQEAQVSGQSWCNTKCSGVRDADWAASVPNIPATPQNFVCPMCSSGSGPCSRQVHCAASPVRQAAWDFVTRDLTAPPFNYDSNTAFIVGNKTFYQGSGNVGTWHACNCTAGTSDGCGATNGYMQWLAADDDDGNLANGTPHMSAIYAAYNRHRIACSTPTVTNSGCAAGPTTAPANTTATPGDGQVSLSWNASAGATQYWVMKTEGFAGCDFGKAKVATVTGTTYTDGEVANGRQYCYSIVPASSNACYGAASACTCTTPVCAAPGTAVLAAPSGGATGVELSAVLDWNDVSGASTYEVQVATDAAFTNVVASATALTASTWTVSPALATSTSFYWRVRASNSCGGVGAWTAASTFTTRGCVALATPTLSSPADGATGVGTSAALDWSDVPSAATYEVQVATDSAFTNVVRSATALTASAWTVTPALSSSTPYYWRARAADSCGTSAYSTARSFTTTNICTPVAATYNATLRTPSCGNVCGCDTGTVLVNGRGTLSGGAEPNQPNTLNASCADGSSGTYHSDESIDRVVLRTVDHSAFSVGKQVTAEVTVWCWGTTDRFDLYYTTNTSAPSWTALTTDVACTGSGARTFTHTFNLGATAGNHAIRAQFRYGGTASSCTSGSYNDRDDLVFGVAAAVASAAPEKTRSVQGRSTQAAR, via the coding sequence ATGCGCCACACACGGGTGTCAGCAGCATGTCTTGTCCTGCTCCTATCCACCTCCGCCTGGGCCTTCAAGCCACCTGACAAGGGACAGAGCGCCGTCGCCGACAAGGCTTTCTTCAAACCAGAGCTGTACCTGCCCATCCAGAACATGCAGTTGCAGCAGGCCCGCCAGCAGATGAACTCGCTCGGCGCCGACGCGTGGGACGACTTCTTCAAGCGCAATGGGCGCGAGTTCAACGTCTACATCGACCCGCGCACGGGAACGCCCACCGCGGTGCAAGGCACCATTCCCCTCATCCCGGGTGACGGCTTCAACAACAAGGTCACCATGGACGAGGTCCGTGAGTCCATTGGCCGCTCCATCGCGAACGTGGACGAGGCCGCCGTCGGTGACCTCATCTTCAAGTTCATCGCGGACAACCAGGCCGCGTTCAACGTCGACCTGATGCAGATGGGCAACCCCCGGGTGACGCGCATCAACGACGACCTCATCCAGGTCCACATCTCCCAGCAGGTCAACGGCGTCCCCGTGCGCCACGGGCGCATCGCGGCCACCATCAGCCACGGCAACCTCATCCTCATCGGCACCGAGGCCTGGGCCAACGTGCGCATCGACACCCGCCCCCGGCTGGCCCCGCAGGACGCGCTGGTGTCCGGCAACGGCTTCGTGGGGCTGAACACCAGTCCCCAGACGCTGTGGCAGCAGCCCACGCTGGAGATCGCCCCCGTGGCGCTCTCGGGTGAGTCCTTCAACGGCGCCGTCGGCACCGGCTACGAGCACCGGCTCGTGTACACCTACGGCTTCTCCGAGGCCGGCGGCAACGAGCGCTGGAAGACGACGGTGGACGCCCAGACGGGCGAGGTGCTCGCCGTGGAGGACGACAACCACTACTTCGACGCGCAGATTAAGGGCGGCATCTATCCGTCCACCAACATCGAATCCTGCACCTCCAACGAGACGTGCGGCACCATGCAGCCCAACTCGCCCATGCCCTGGGCCAACACGGGCCTGCCGGCGCCCAACAACTTCACGGACGGCGCGGGCATCGTCAACTACAGTTCCGGCACCGTCACCACCACGTTGGCGGGCAAGTACGTGCGCATCAGCGACTCGTGCGGCGCCATCAACGTCAGCTCCACCACGGGCAACCTCAACCTGGGCGGGGTGAACGGCGACCACAACTGCACCGTGCCTCCGGGCACGTCGCCGGGCAACACCGCCGCGTCCCGCTCCAGCTTCTACGAGCTGAACAAGCTGGCCGAGCAGGCCCGAGGGTGGCTGCCCACCAACACCTGGCTCCAGGGCCAGTTGCTCTCCAACGTCAACATCAACAGCACCTGCAACGCCTTCTGGAACGGCAGCTCGGTGAACTTCTACCGGAGCGGCGGCGGCTGCCGGAACACCGGTGAGATTGGCGCCGTGTTCGACCACGAGTGGGGCCACGGCATCGACGACTTCGACGCCAACGGCTCGCTCAGCAACTCGTCGGAAGGCTACGCGGACATCGCGGCCATCTACCGCCTGCAGACGTCCTGCGTGGGCTACGGCTTCTTCGAGACGGTCAACACCGGCTGCGGCCTGACGCCGGACGGCACGGGCTACAACCAGCAGGAGGCGCAGGTCTCCGGCCAGTCGTGGTGCAACACCAAGTGCTCTGGCGTGCGTGACGCGGACTGGGCCGCCAGCGTGCCCAACATCCCCGCCACGCCGCAGAACTTCGTGTGCCCCATGTGCAGCTCCGGCTCCGGCCCGTGCAGCCGCCAGGTCCACTGCGCGGCCTCGCCCGTGCGTCAGGCGGCCTGGGACTTCGTCACGCGCGACTTGACGGCGCCGCCGTTCAACTACGACTCCAACACCGCCTTCATCGTGGGCAACAAGACGTTCTACCAGGGCAGCGGCAACGTGGGCACGTGGCACGCCTGTAACTGCACGGCGGGCACGTCCGACGGCTGTGGCGCCACCAACGGCTACATGCAGTGGCTGGCGGCGGACGACGACGACGGCAACCTGGCCAACGGCACGCCGCACATGTCCGCCATCTACGCGGCATACAACCGGCACCGCATCGCGTGCTCCACCCCGACGGTGACGAACAGCGGCTGCGCCGCCGGCCCCACCACGGCGCCCGCCAACACCACCGCCACCCCGGGTGACGGACAGGTCAGCCTGAGCTGGAACGCGTCCGCGGGCGCCACCCAGTACTGGGTGATGAAGACGGAGGGCTTCGCGGGCTGCGACTTCGGCAAGGCGAAGGTCGCCACCGTCACGGGCACCACCTACACGGACGGCGAGGTCGCCAACGGCCGGCAGTACTGCTACTCCATCGTCCCGGCGTCCTCCAACGCGTGCTACGGCGCCGCCAGCGCGTGCACGTGCACCACGCCCGTCTGCGCCGCGCCCGGCACGGCCGTGCTCGCCGCGCCCTCCGGCGGCGCCACCGGCGTGGAGCTGTCCGCGGTGCTGGACTGGAACGACGTCTCCGGCGCCTCCACATACGAGGTGCAGGTCGCCACCGACGCGGCCTTCACCAACGTGGTGGCCAGCGCCACCGCGCTGACGGCCAGCACCTGGACGGTGTCGCCAGCCCTGGCCACCAGCACCTCGTTCTACTGGCGCGTGCGCGCGAGCAACTCGTGCGGTGGCGTGGGCGCCTGGACCGCGGCGTCCACCTTCACCACGCGCGGCTGCGTCGCCCTGGCAACGCCCACGCTGAGCAGCCCCGCTGACGGCGCCACCGGTGTCGGCACGTCCGCGGCGCTCGACTGGAGCGACGTGCCCAGCGCCGCCACCTACGAGGTCCAGGTGGCCACGGACTCGGCCTTCACCAATGTGGTCCGCTCGGCCACCGCCCTGACGGCCAGCGCGTGGACGGTGACGCCAGCGCTGAGCAGCAGCACCCCGTACTACTGGCGCGCACGGGCGGCCGACTCCTGCGGCACCAGCGCCTACAGCACGGCGAGGAGCTTCACCACCACCAACATCTGCACGCCGGTGGCCGCCACCTACAACGCCACGCTGCGGACACCGTCCTGCGGCAACGTGTGCGGGTGTGACACCGGGACGGTGCTCGTCAACGGCCGCGGCACCCTGTCCGGCGGCGCCGAGCCCAACCAGCCCAACACCCTCAACGCCTCCTGCGCGGACGGAAGCTCCGGCACCTACCACAGCGATGAGAGCATCGACCGTGTGGTCCTCCGCACGGTGGACCACAGCGCCTTCTCCGTCGGCAAGCAGGTGACGGCCGAGGTGACGGTGTGGTGCTGGGGCACCACGGACCGCTTCGACCTGTACTACACGACCAACACCTCCGCGCCGTCGTGGACGGCGCTGACCACGGACGTGGCCTGTACGGGCAGCGGTGCGCGGACCTTCACGCACACCTTCAACCTGGGCGCCACCGCGGGCAACCACGCCATCCGCGCGCAATTCCGATACGGCGGCACCGCGAGTTCGTGCACCTCCGGCAGCTACAACGACCGCGACGACCTCGTCTTCGGCGTGGCGGCCGCGGTGGCCTCCGCGGCGCCGGAGAAGACGCGCAGCGTGCAGGGACGCTCGACGCAGGCGGCCCGTTGA
- a CDS encoding AI-2E family transporter, with protein sequence MKASRRQLPVYVPPRTVWIVGTQVLLLILCWAALRAVYPVLTLLAVVLLLSIALSPLVRRLTQWGLPRGAGVAIVALALLGMMGVLVGSLVPMLIHQLQGLVQSMPAMLERLAQSRWVEELSTRYGVEVQAEDLIRFEPTDVAGRLINVLSSTLGLVAGGITVVVLTVFSLLFGEDLYESTIQWVSPRRRPRVRLLMSRMRKAVANYLAGTLLVMTIGGTVAATIALIQGVPYFLPLGLMVMMMGVIPYLGSIISAVLVGVITLAAVGLKDALIAVVVFIVYQQIESNVLGPMIQRRAIKMNPLLISIVVLCGGALAGLPGVVLAVPLAAAAQVLVQEVLGLRQEAWQRSHRMEDSKREPGRGAVEEGLLFAGPMAGPRPSAPPSREPPPPDTPSEH encoded by the coding sequence ATGAAGGCATCTCGTCGGCAGCTCCCCGTCTATGTGCCGCCGCGGACGGTCTGGATTGTCGGAACGCAGGTCCTGCTGCTCATCCTGTGCTGGGCCGCGCTCCGGGCGGTGTACCCCGTGCTCACGCTGCTGGCCGTCGTGCTGCTGCTCTCCATCGCGCTGAGCCCCCTGGTGCGAAGGCTGACGCAGTGGGGGCTTCCTCGCGGCGCGGGTGTGGCCATCGTGGCGCTGGCGCTCCTGGGGATGATGGGCGTCCTGGTGGGCTCGCTGGTGCCCATGCTCATCCACCAGCTCCAGGGCCTGGTCCAGTCGATGCCCGCCATGCTTGAGCGGCTCGCGCAGTCCCGCTGGGTGGAGGAGCTGAGCACGCGTTATGGCGTAGAGGTCCAGGCGGAGGACCTCATCCGCTTCGAGCCGACGGACGTCGCGGGCCGCCTCATCAACGTCCTGTCGTCGACGCTGGGCCTGGTGGCGGGCGGCATCACCGTGGTGGTCCTCACGGTGTTCAGCCTGCTGTTCGGTGAAGACCTCTACGAGAGCACCATCCAGTGGGTGTCGCCACGCCGCCGGCCACGCGTGCGGTTGCTCATGTCCCGGATGCGAAAGGCCGTGGCCAACTACCTGGCGGGGACCCTGCTGGTGATGACCATTGGCGGAACGGTCGCCGCCACCATTGCGCTCATCCAGGGCGTGCCGTACTTCCTGCCGCTGGGATTGATGGTGATGATGATGGGCGTCATTCCCTATCTGGGCAGCATCATCAGCGCGGTGCTGGTGGGCGTCATCACCCTGGCCGCGGTGGGCCTCAAGGATGCGCTCATCGCGGTGGTCGTGTTCATCGTGTACCAGCAGATTGAGTCCAACGTGCTGGGCCCCATGATTCAGCGGCGGGCCATCAAGATGAACCCGCTGCTCATCTCCATCGTGGTGCTCTGCGGCGGCGCGCTGGCGGGGCTGCCCGGCGTCGTCCTGGCGGTGCCGCTGGCCGCGGCCGCGCAGGTGCTGGTGCAGGAAGTGCTGGGGCTTCGCCAGGAAGCGTGGCAGCGCAGCCATCGGATGGAGGACTCGAAGCGGGAGCCCGGCCGGGGCGCGGTGGAGGAAGGGTTGCTCTTCGCGGGCCCCATGGCAGGGCCACGTCCGTCAGCGCCGCCGAGCCGAGAGCCACCGCCGCCGGACACGCCCTCGGAGCACTGA
- a CDS encoding SMP-30/gluconolactonase/LRE family protein: protein MSASMFRCVSKSLAAGLLLMAAPALATPPKSYRQETVVAGSHFQGVHGLAVDGKGNLLASNLLGQSVHAVNLSTGAVSTLVGPPLGGADDVALGPDGSIYWTGYFSGQLMRRTPDGKTRVIARNLPGLNSLAFRGDGRFYVTQLGRGDALWEVDPTGRKPPRKVIDAPGYLNGFEFGPDDRLYGPLILKGQIARVDVDTGLIEKVAEGFTVPVAVNFDARRENLYVVDAATGELVRVRLPSGAKEVVAKLPTGLDNLAVGPDDQVYVSNMVDNDIRVVNPADGSVRLLVESRLSVPSGIAVVPDDPEETLYVADVYALRRVGGREGLVTQTTRVLSSQLNFPMNVSVTARHVVLSTAYLGSHSTLQVLDRGTGALLRTIPSPNGAQGVVELEDGTLLVAEAATGRLVRVDTSEPAVTTVLAEGLGGPVGLAADTKAKEPGVYVTEVRSGKVTRVRLSDGARRTVATGLKAPEGIALHPDGGLIVAEVGRKRLVRIDAATGRVTVLASGLRIGLPESEGLPPGYIPTGVAVGASGTLYVTSDIESALYRFVPVP, encoded by the coding sequence ATGAGTGCCTCCATGTTCCGATGCGTCTCCAAGTCCCTGGCCGCCGGTCTGCTGTTGATGGCGGCCCCGGCCCTGGCGACCCCTCCCAAGTCCTACCGTCAGGAGACGGTGGTGGCCGGCTCCCACTTCCAGGGTGTCCACGGGCTCGCCGTGGATGGAAAGGGAAACCTGCTGGCCAGCAACCTGCTGGGCCAGTCGGTCCACGCCGTCAACCTGAGTACGGGCGCGGTGAGCACGCTCGTGGGGCCTCCGCTGGGCGGCGCGGATGACGTCGCGCTGGGGCCTGACGGCTCCATCTACTGGACGGGTTACTTCTCCGGCCAGTTGATGCGGCGCACTCCGGACGGGAAGACGCGCGTCATCGCCAGGAACCTGCCGGGCCTCAACTCGCTGGCCTTTCGCGGCGATGGCCGGTTCTACGTGACGCAACTCGGGCGAGGCGATGCGCTGTGGGAGGTGGACCCGACCGGGCGCAAGCCGCCCCGGAAGGTCATCGACGCGCCCGGTTATCTCAATGGCTTCGAGTTCGGCCCCGATGACCGGCTGTATGGCCCGCTCATCCTCAAGGGGCAGATTGCCCGCGTGGACGTGGACACGGGCCTCATCGAGAAGGTGGCGGAAGGCTTCACGGTGCCGGTCGCCGTCAACTTCGACGCGCGCCGGGAGAACCTCTACGTCGTCGACGCGGCGACAGGTGAACTGGTGCGGGTCCGCCTGCCGTCGGGTGCCAAGGAGGTCGTCGCGAAGCTGCCCACTGGGCTCGACAATCTGGCCGTGGGTCCGGATGACCAGGTGTACGTGTCCAACATGGTCGACAACGACATCCGCGTGGTGAATCCCGCGGATGGCTCCGTTCGCCTCCTGGTCGAATCTCGCTTGTCCGTGCCCTCCGGTATCGCCGTTGTGCCAGATGACCCCGAGGAGACGCTGTACGTGGCGGATGTGTACGCCCTGCGCCGGGTGGGCGGGCGTGAGGGCTTGGTGACCCAGACGACGCGGGTCCTCTCGTCGCAGTTGAACTTCCCCATGAACGTGAGCGTGACTGCCCGGCATGTCGTGCTGAGCACGGCCTATCTGGGCAGCCACAGCACCCTCCAGGTGTTGGACCGCGGCACGGGAGCGCTCCTGCGGACCATCCCCAGCCCGAATGGCGCGCAGGGCGTGGTGGAGCTGGAGGACGGCACGCTGCTCGTCGCCGAGGCCGCCACGGGCCGGCTCGTTCGTGTGGATACCTCCGAGCCCGCTGTCACCACGGTGCTGGCGGAAGGGCTGGGTGGGCCCGTGGGACTCGCGGCCGACACGAAGGCGAAGGAGCCTGGGGTGTACGTGACGGAGGTGCGTTCGGGGAAGGTGACCCGCGTGCGCCTGTCGGATGGGGCGCGGCGCACGGTGGCCACGGGCCTCAAGGCGCCCGAAGGCATCGCGCTGCATCCCGATGGTGGGTTGATTGTCGCGGAGGTGGGCCGCAAGCGGCTGGTGCGCATCGACGCGGCCACGGGCCGGGTGACGGTGCTCGCCAGTGGCCTGCGCATCGGTCTGCCTGAGAGCGAGGGACTGCCTCCGGGCTACATCCCCACGGGCGTGGCAGTGGGCGCGTCGGGCACCCTCTATGTGACGTCCGACATCGAGAGCGCGCTCTACCGCTTCGTCCCCGTGCCTTGA
- a CDS encoding flavin-containing monooxygenase: protein MTATKQEGRAFSPEALKEKYRLEREKRLRPDGNTQYIPVKGVFADFDKDPYVEPGFMRPALAEQLDVLIVGGGFGGMLSAARLRQAGVDAIRIVEKGGDFGGTWYWNRYPGAACDVESYIYLPLLEETGYMPTEKYARAPEIFAHCQRIGRHFQLYEKALFQTLVQSMDWDEDARRWNVTTDRGDRLAARFVIIAGGILHKAKLPGIPGIETFKGHCFHTSRWDYAYTGGSPTSRMTRLGDKRVGIIGTGATAVQAIPQLGAVSQQLYVFQRTPSSVGVRGNRPTDEAWAKSLQAGWQQDRIRNFSTIVSGRALPVDMVQDGWTYIFQDGATQQARTPEEAVELRQLADYRKMEEIRARVDAIVSDAATAEALKPYYNPMCKRPCFHDEYLETFNRPNVQLVDTEGKGVERMTPRGVVVKGEEYPVDCLIYASGFEVSGDYTRMLGFDIRGRDGTSLRESWADGPATLHGMHSRGFPNLLMFTTTQSGWAINFVHILDEQSQHAAYIIGRCLKQGVEVIEPSAQAQQQWWDVILSRLRMGISFGGADCTPGYYNNEGVSPGPNAIRYATFGGDTLAFIDVLRAWRQGDGLVGLELSQGKVASKP, encoded by the coding sequence ATGACTGCGACAAAGCAGGAGGGGCGCGCTTTCTCTCCGGAAGCCTTGAAGGAGAAGTACCGCCTCGAGCGTGAGAAGCGGCTGCGGCCCGACGGCAATACGCAGTACATCCCCGTGAAGGGCGTCTTCGCGGACTTCGACAAGGACCCTTATGTCGAGCCTGGCTTCATGCGTCCGGCGCTGGCGGAACAGCTCGACGTCTTGATTGTCGGAGGTGGGTTTGGCGGCATGTTGTCGGCAGCGCGGCTGCGTCAGGCGGGCGTGGACGCCATCCGCATTGTCGAGAAGGGCGGCGACTTCGGTGGCACCTGGTACTGGAACCGCTATCCAGGCGCCGCTTGCGATGTGGAGTCCTACATCTATCTGCCGCTGCTCGAAGAGACTGGCTACATGCCCACGGAGAAATATGCGCGGGCGCCCGAAATCTTCGCCCATTGCCAGCGCATCGGCAGGCACTTCCAGCTCTATGAGAAGGCGCTGTTCCAGACCCTGGTCCAGTCCATGGACTGGGACGAGGACGCCCGGCGCTGGAACGTCACGACGGACCGAGGGGACCGGCTGGCGGCGCGGTTCGTCATCATCGCGGGCGGCATCCTCCACAAGGCCAAGCTGCCCGGCATTCCAGGCATCGAGACGTTCAAGGGGCATTGCTTCCATACCAGCCGCTGGGACTACGCCTATACCGGTGGCAGCCCCACCAGCCGCATGACCCGGCTGGGCGACAAGCGCGTGGGCATCATCGGCACGGGCGCCACGGCGGTCCAAGCCATTCCCCAACTAGGGGCAGTGTCTCAGCAGCTGTATGTCTTTCAGCGCACCCCCTCGAGTGTTGGCGTGCGCGGCAACCGGCCCACGGATGAGGCCTGGGCGAAGTCGCTCCAGGCCGGCTGGCAGCAAGACCGCATCCGCAACTTCTCCACGATTGTCTCTGGCCGCGCGCTGCCGGTCGACATGGTCCAGGACGGCTGGACGTACATCTTCCAGGACGGCGCGACCCAGCAGGCCCGGACGCCCGAGGAAGCCGTCGAACTCCGCCAGTTGGCTGACTACCGGAAGATGGAGGAGATCCGCGCACGGGTGGATGCCATTGTCTCGGATGCGGCGACGGCCGAGGCGCTCAAGCCTTATTACAACCCGATGTGCAAGCGGCCCTGCTTCCACGACGAGTACCTGGAGACGTTCAACCGGCCCAACGTCCAGCTCGTGGACACCGAAGGCAAGGGCGTGGAACGGATGACGCCGAGGGGTGTGGTGGTGAAGGGGGAGGAATACCCGGTCGACTGCCTCATCTACGCCTCGGGCTTCGAAGTCTCGGGTGATTACACCCGGATGCTGGGCTTCGACATCCGGGGCCGCGATGGCACATCGCTCCGGGAAAGCTGGGCCGACGGTCCCGCGACGCTGCATGGCATGCACAGCCGCGGCTTCCCGAATCTGTTGATGTTCACCACGACCCAGAGCGGCTGGGCCATCAACTTCGTGCACATCCTCGACGAGCAGTCCCAGCACGCCGCCTACATCATCGGGCGGTGCCTGAAGCAGGGCGTGGAAGTCATCGAGCCCTCGGCGCAGGCGCAGCAGCAGTGGTGGGATGTGATTCTCTCCCGCCTCAGGATGGGGATTTCCTTCGGCGGGGCGGATTGCACGCCCGGCTACTACAACAACGAGGGCGTCAGCCCGGGGCCGAACGCCATCCGCTACGCGACCTTCGGAGGCGATACGCTCGCGTTCATCGATGTCCTGCGTGCTTGGCGTCAGGGCGATGGACTCGTGGGCCTGGAGCTCTCGCAGGGCAAGGTGGCTTCGAAGCCATGA
- a CDS encoding TetR family transcriptional regulator has product MTAARALFSTQGFANTGVRDIAALAGVNSSLVGRYFGSKQGLYRETLAQVLDIGPLLQIDRRQFGETVVSLFLGAHDASGPLAMLILSASDPEAHATSVELLQKQVIAPLARWLGAPDGEGRAARLNILWNGLLVSGRLLPIQRLSEGLDTSTQRWLAAAIQSVIDEGAT; this is encoded by the coding sequence ATGACCGCCGCGCGGGCCCTCTTCTCCACACAGGGCTTCGCCAACACGGGGGTGCGGGACATCGCGGCGCTGGCCGGAGTCAACTCCTCGCTCGTGGGCCGCTACTTCGGCTCCAAGCAGGGGCTGTACCGGGAGACGCTGGCGCAGGTGCTCGATATCGGCCCGTTGCTCCAGATAGACAGGCGCCAGTTTGGAGAGACGGTGGTGTCCCTCTTCCTGGGTGCACACGACGCCTCGGGGCCGTTGGCGATGCTCATCCTGTCGGCGTCCGACCCCGAAGCCCATGCGACCAGCGTCGAACTGCTCCAGAAGCAGGTCATCGCCCCCCTGGCCCGCTGGCTGGGCGCTCCGGATGGCGAGGGGCGCGCGGCCCGGCTCAACATCCTCTGGAATGGCCTGCTCGTCAGCGGGCGGCTGCTGCCCATCCAACGGCTCTCAGAAGGGCTCGACACGTCCACCCAGCGTTGGCTGGCGGCCGCAATCCAGTCAGTCATTGACGAAGGCGCGACCTGA